The genomic stretch ATGAAGCGGATGTGTTGATTGATTTCACTGCCCCTGAAGCATGTTTAAATCATGCGAAAGTGGTGGCGGAACGTGGCATGGCAATGGTGATTGGGACAACGGGTTTTGATGCAAATCAACAAACCGAATTGGATAAGATATTGAAAAACACACCAACGGTGGTCGCAGCCAATTATTCTGTGGGTGTAAATCTTGCATTAAATCTTATCCAACAAGCCGCAGCAGTGCTAAATGCTGATTATGATGCTGAAATTTATGAAGCACACCATAAACATAAAGTAGATGCCCCATCGGGCACTGCTTTGGCTATGGGTAAAGCGCTTGCAGCAGGGCGTGATGTGAAGCTTGATGACGTGGCAGTGTATAGTCGTGAAGGTATTACGGGGGCACGTGAAGCGGGCACGATTGGTTTTTCTGTGGTGCGAGGCGGTAATATTGTTGGTGACCATAAAGCGATGTTTATTGCTGATGAAGAGCGCATTGAAATCAATCACTTTGCTTCAGACCGTATGGTGTTTGCCAAAGGTGCTGTGCGTGCAGCTTCGTGGTTGATTGATAAACCAGCGGGGCGTTATGATATGCAGGATGTTTTGGGGCTTAAGGAAGGTCTGAACAAGTCATGAACTCGCATCTTGTGCCCAGTGTACCCAAACTCTGCGTTGTGCGTTTAAGCAATAGCCGAGCTATTACTTGCGACACACGCCTAGATTTTGAGTACGCTGAACAACAATCTGCTTTGTTCAGACGTATTCAGACCTTCCTTAAATAAACCATGAAAACTCGGGCGGCTGAGCAAGGTTTTACATTGATTGAAACCTTGGTGGCTTTGGGTATTGCAGCAGTGGCTTTGACTGCTCTCGCTGGGCGACTGGGGCTGTCTGCGGATACACAGCGCAGCTTGTTGGCGCATTCCACTATGCTTGAAGTGGCAACCAATGTTTTGGAGCAACAGCGTGTTGGTGCTACAACCAACCTTGCCGAAAGAGAAGGTGAAGTGGATGCTCGAGGTATGCATATGACATGGAAACTTTCACTGGAGAAAACCGATTTGGATCAGTTTGTGCGGCAAAATGTGGTGGTTTCATATGTTGGCGAACCCGATGTCTCATTGTTTTTGTATCACGTAAAACCATGATGAAAGGTTTTACTTTGATTGAAGTTTTACTGGCAATCGTGGTTTTTTCCTTGATTGCAGCGGTAACCTTTTCTGCACTTGGCCCTGCAGGTGAAGGTTTTATGATGATTAAAGAGCATAGAACACAGTTGGAAGAACA from Ghiorsea bivora encodes the following:
- the dapB gene encoding 4-hydroxy-tetrahydrodipicolinate reductase; protein product: MRVIISGASGRMGQMLIRAVAQAEGVQLVGATERQGSSSIGKDAGLLVGLEALNVHVQDHLNLCDEADVLIDFTAPEACLNHAKVVAERGMAMVIGTTGFDANQQTELDKILKNTPTVVAANYSVGVNLALNLIQQAAAVLNADYDAEIYEAHHKHKVDAPSGTALAMGKALAAGRDVKLDDVAVYSREGITGAREAGTIGFSVVRGGNIVGDHKAMFIADEERIEINHFASDRMVFAKGAVRAASWLIDKPAGRYDMQDVLGLKEGLNKS
- the gspI gene encoding type II secretion system minor pseudopilin GspI, with amino-acid sequence MKTRAAEQGFTLIETLVALGIAAVALTALAGRLGLSADTQRSLLAHSTMLEVATNVLEQQRVGATTNLAEREGEVDARGMHMTWKLSLEKTDLDQFVRQNVVVSYVGEPDVSLFLYHVKP